A genomic region of Phragmites australis chromosome 2, lpPhrAust1.1, whole genome shotgun sequence contains the following coding sequences:
- the LOC133908351 gene encoding proline-rich receptor-like protein kinase PERK2, with product MPPPPPDVVPATLILRPGTTRPSPPPPPPPPPPLEAPLPSCAQQMNALPQPPFSWNHHHPILPSPLKLPSPISLTPSTPLPALTPAPTPIALAATVEAVTPPASATTTAVSPPSELNDNSDRKKYAPLTQGCGRVIDPSSASPPALPINYDEAIQNSEKIAGGKEQIGFLFQ from the coding sequence ATGCCTCCGCCCCCTCCCGATGTCGTCCCAGCCACCCTCATCCTCCGACCTGGCACCACccgcccttctcctcctcctcctcctcctcctccgccgcctctaGAAGCTCCCCTCCCCTCGTGCGCCCAGCAGATGAACGCGCTACCCCAGCCTCCCTTTTCCTGGAACCACCATCACCCCATCCTTCCCTCGCCACTGAAGCTCCCCTCCCCCATCTCCCTTACTCCTTCCACGCCTCTTCCCGCTCTAACCCCCGCACCCACCCCCATCGCACTTGCCGCCACCGTTGAAGCTGTTACGCCTCCTGCCTCTGCGACCACCACGGCTGTGTCACCGCCGTCGGAGCTGAACGACAACTCCGATAGGAAGAAGTACGCACCACTCACCCAAGGCTGTGGACGAGTGATCGACCCTTCCTCGGCTTCTCCTCCAGCGCTGCCCATTAATTATGACGAGGCAATacaaaattcggagaaaattgcaggaggcaaagagcagATCGGCTTCCTTTTCCAGTGA
- the LOC133909695 gene encoding probable WRKY transcription factor 49, whose amino-acid sequence MEELDVSAVLQSKYWHDNFGEELMSDLLDETSKGEELMSDLLDETSKGEEEEEGPRHRRESMVNKLISTVYSGPTISDIESALSFTGAGDQLVVDGRNYNSSPVVFSPEKVLSKMENKYTLKIKTSGNNGPAEDGYKWRKYGQKSIKNSPNPRSYYRCTNPRCNAKKQVERAMDEPDTLVVTYEGLHLHYTYSHFLHHHQQQGGSLSVPKKPKLHPRCPPISPDHIHIPTSLLDLDGPEPEVAPAMVTGGSQVVHAVAAGGDSSEHVVPPACYFDDGLVFQEFHDEEQQTNNGLLEDVVPLLVRRPCSSGATTASSSSPSPSASSVSWNQQATSPYIDMAIL is encoded by the exons ATGGAGGAGCTAGATGTATCAGCTGTGCTTCAGAGCAAGTATTGGCACGACAACTTCGGGGAGGAGCTCATGAGTGACCTTCTCGACGAGACGTCCAAGGGGGAGGAGCTCATGAGTGACCTCCTCGACGAGACGTccaagggggaggaggaggaggaggggcctCGGCACCGGCGGGAGTCGATGGTGAACAAGCTCATCTCGACGGTCTACTCCGGCCCCACCATCAGCGACATAGAGAGCGCGCTCTCGTTCACTGGCGCCGGCGATCAGCTCGTCGTCGACGGCCGCAACTACAACTCCAGCCCGGT GGTTTTCTCCCCGGAGAAGGTATTGAGCAAGATGGAGAACAAGTACACGCTGAAGATCAAGACATCTGGGAATAATGGGCCTGCAGAAGATGGATACAAATGGAGGAAATACGGCCAAAAATCCATCAAGAATAGCCCCAACCCAAG GAGCTACTACCGGTGCACGAACCCTCGGTGCAACGCCAAGAAGCAGGTGGAGCGCGCCATGGACGAGCCGGACACCCTCGTCGTCACCTACGAGGGCCTCCACCTTCACTACACCTACTCCCACTTCCTCCATCACCACCAGCAGCAAGGAGGAAGCCTTAGCGTCCCAAAGAAGCCGAAGCTGCACCCCCGCTGCCCACCCATCTCACCAGATCACATCCACATCCCGACATCTCTGCTGGATCTCGATGGCCCGGAACCGGAAGTAGCTCCGGCCATGGTCACCGGCGGCAGCCAGGTCGTGCATGCGGTGGCTGCAGGTGGTGACAGCAGTGAGCATGTGGTTCCACCAGCTTGCTACTTTGATGATGGATTGGTGTTCCAAGAATTTCATGACGAGGAGCAGCAGACCAACAACGGGCTCCTGGAAGACGTGGTGCCGCTGCTGGTCCGGCGGCCGTGCAGCTCGGGGGCGACCACTGCCTCCAGCTCGTCGCCGTCCCCCTCCGCGTCATCCGTCTCATGGAACCAGCAGGCCACGTCGCCCTACATCGATATGGCCATACTCTAG
- the LOC133909694 gene encoding B-type cell cycle switch protein ccs52B-like: MAAADAKPAALRLNVPPAMAGALRLDPVASPSPSRRLDEAPKTPSPSKTTYSDRFIPCRSSSRLQNFALLDTHTSPGSKDDTPYSRLLRAELFSPDSPASASPSTNLFRFKKDHSAPTSPFAAAAAQQDCTAGSGETASPKKPPRKVPKTPHKVLDAPSLLDDFYLNLVDWSSQNMLAVGLGTCVYLWSASNSKVTKLCDLGPRDSVCAVHWSREGSYLAIGTGLGDVQIWDSSRCKRIRNMGGHQTRTGVLAWSSCILSSGSRDKNILQHDIRVPSDYISKFSGHRSEVCGLKWSHDNRELASGGNDNQLLVWNQRSQQPVLRLTEHTAAVKAISWSPHQQGLLASGGGTADRCIRFWNTANGNVLNSIDTGSQVCNLAWCKNVNELVSTHGYSQNQIMVWKYPSMSKVATLTGHTMRVLYLASSPDGQTIVTGAGDETLRFWNIFPSVKTQAPVRDSGLWSFSRSQIR, from the exons atggcggcggcggacgcGAAGCCGGCGGCGCTGCGGCTCAACGTGCCGCCGGCCATGGCGGGCGCGCTCCGCCTGGACCCCGTGGCGTCGCCTTCCCCCTCGCGCCGCCTCGACGAGGCCCCCAAGACGCCCTCCCCCTCCAAGACCACCTATAGCGACCGCTTCATCCcctgccgctcctcctcccgcctTCAAAACTTCGCACTCCTCGACACCCACACCTCCCCTGGCTCCAAGGACGACACCCCCTACTCCCGCCTCCTCCGCGCCGAGCTCTTCAGTCCCGACTCCCCCGCCTCCGCATCGCCCAGCACTAATCTCTTCCGCTTCAAGAAAGACCACTCCGCGCCCACCTcccccttcgccgccgccgccgcacagCAGGACTGCACCGCAGGATCCGGAGAGACGGCCTCGCCGAAGAAGCCACCCAGGAAGGTCCCCAAGACGCCGCACAAG GTTCTGGACGCGCCATCCCTTCTGGACGACTTCTACCTCAACCTCGTAGACTGGTCGTCGCAGAACATGCTCGCCGTCGGCCTTGGGACTTGCGTCTACCTCTGGTCGGCGTCCAACAGTAAG GTGACCAAGCTCTGCGATCTGGGGCCGAGGGACAGCGTCTGCGCCGTGCATTGGTCACGGGAAGGCTCTTATCTTGCCATTGGCACCGGCCTTGGAGATGTCCAG ATTTGGGATAGCTCGCGCTGTAAACGGATTAGGAACATGGGAGGTCACCAAACACGGACTGGGGTTTTAGCGTGGAGTTCATGCATCTTGTCCTCCGGTAGCAGGGACAAGAACATATTGCAGCACGACATCCGTGTTCCCAGCGATTACATTAGCAAGTTTTCTGGGCACAGATCAGAG GTTTGTGGACTGAAATGGTCGCATGACAACCGCGAGCTTGCTTCTGGTGGAAATGACAACCAGCTGCTAGTATGGAACCAACGCTCGCAACAACCAGTGTTGAGATTGACAGAACATACAGCTGCGGTTAAAGCAATATCATGGTCACCACATCAACAAGGCCTCCTGGCATCAGGAGGTGGAACAGCTGATAGGTGTATCAGGTTCTGGAACACGGCTAATGGAAATGTTCTGAACTCAATTGACACAGGCAGCCAG GTATGCAACCTTGCCTGGTGTAAAAATGTGAACGAGCTTGTGAGCACACATGGCTATTCCCAAAATCAAATCATGGTGTGGAAATATCCATCTATGTCAAAG GTTGCAACTCTAACCGGACATACAATGCGGGTTCTTTACCTAGCATCATCACCTGATGGCCAG ACCATAGTAACAGGAGCTGGCGACGAAACTCTTAGATTTTGGAACATTTTCCCTTCAGTGAAGACGCAG GCTCCTGTTCGTGATAGTGGGCTCTGGTCATTTTCAAGAAGCCAAATCCGATGA
- the LOC133909696 gene encoding uncharacterized protein LOC133909696 → MKKTKSSAAAAGRQPHAQNGHVLPSKLAKYLDPEASWDKDQLLDAVHWIRQVLGLVCGLLWGAVPLVGAVWIALFLTISTGIVYWYYAYLLKIDEEDFGGHGAILQEGLFASFTLFLLSWILVYSLAHF, encoded by the exons ATGAAGAAGACCAAGTCGTCGGCCGCAGCGGCAGGTAGGCAGCCGCACGCGCAGAACGGCCACGTTCTCCCCTCCAAGCTCGCCAAGTACCTCGATCCCGAGGCCTCCTGGGACAAG GATCAATTACTGGACGCGGTGCACTGGATCCGGCAGGTCTTGGGGCTCGTCTGCGGCCTGCTCTGGGGAGCCGTCCCCCTCGTCGGTGCCGTTTGGATCGCCCT ATTTCTGACTATCTCTACTGGTATCGTTTATTGGTATTATGCTTACTTGTTGAAGATCGATGAGGAAGACTTCGGAGGTCATGGTGCGATACTTCAGGAGGGGCTCTTTGCCTCTTTCACCCTTTTCCTG CTCTCATGGATCCTAGTATACAGCCTGGCTCACTTCTGA